Proteins encoded together in one Nostoc sp. PCC 7524 window:
- a CDS encoding REP-associated tyrosine transposase: MSNYRRVITSGGTFFFTQVTYQRIPWLCSDIGRENLRKAIRRVQQLYPFSLDAIALLPEHIHCICTLPENDSNYAIRWRLIKSFVTQSCAEQLNITAEISESRQKRQESNLWQRRYWEHLIRDEKDFANHCDYIHYNPVKHGLCQSPKEWQYSSFHRFVKQGIYSEDWGTVQTPNIPDNIGRE; the protein is encoded by the coding sequence ATGTCTAATTATCGCAGAGTCATAACGTCTGGGGGTACTTTCTTTTTTACACAGGTAACTTACCAAAGAATCCCTTGGTTATGTAGCGATATAGGAAGAGAAAATTTGAGAAAGGCTATTAGGCGAGTTCAGCAACTTTATCCTTTCTCTCTGGATGCGATCGCCCTTTTACCAGAACATATTCATTGTATCTGTACTTTACCAGAAAATGATAGTAATTATGCTATCCGTTGGCGATTAATTAAAAGCTTTGTTACCCAAAGTTGTGCAGAACAGTTAAACATAACAGCAGAGATTAGTGAATCTCGCCAAAAACGCCAAGAAAGTAATTTATGGCAAAGGCGATATTGGGAACATTTAATTAGAGATGAAAAAGATTTTGCTAACCATTGCGATTATATTCATTACAATCCTGTCAAACATGGTTTATGTCAGTCTCCCAAAGAATGGCAATATTCAAGTTTTCACCGTTTTGTTAAACAAGGAATTTATTCAGAAGATTGGGGTACAGTTCAAACACCAAATATACCAGACAATATCGGTCGTGAATAA